In Mastacembelus armatus chromosome 22, fMasArm1.2, whole genome shotgun sequence, a genomic segment contains:
- the cmpk2 gene encoding UMP-CMP kinase 2, mitochondrial, with translation MARRTGSLLQWSSRVFSVELDGATFYFAIQYKPRGEEAPRLFRKLQHGDTCYSLLVCGSDRIRRAKFYGELRERLLRDLSPHCDLSPMSSFLPNVKDSLIKGYFLKDYSDCSSDTEGLLRDLTRNDPVLVCSYLRGENGLWTQHVWPDSESRSGQYYVVPTEAPEYHPSTLNIINSDVFYSFDEACEVIKKCGDIIPEATSVLELLPKSVQARSKPDFPVIIIEGLDATGKSTLTESLRDTLGAVIMQSPPPCLSPWRARFDQEPPLIRRAFYALGNYITAEQIGQEGMKTPVIVDRFWHSTAAYAIATAVSGPVCNLPPEGSEVYCWPSDLLQPNLVVLLTLDPEERKRRLRNRGQGKTDEEQELDHNQLFRLRVEEAYKRISGPACVTVDASPSTDQVLQQVLLLIRGKCHL, from the exons ATGGCACGGCGCACAGGGTCCCTTCTTCAATGGTCCTCTCGTGTTTTTTCAGTGGAGCTGGATGGAGCGACCTTTTATTTTGCAATTCAATACAAGCCCCGGGGAGAAGAAGCTCCGCGGCTGTTCAGAAAGCTGCAGCACGGCGACACATGTTACTCTCTCCTGGTCTGCGGCAGCGACAGAATCAGAAGAGCCAAGTTTTACGGAGAGCTGAGAGAGAGGCTGCTGAGAGACCTGTCTCCGCACTGTGATTTGTCTCCCATGTCCTCATTTCTGCCAAACGTCAAGGACTCTCTCATCAAGGGCTATTTTTTAAAAGACTATTCTGACTGTTCCTCCGATACAGAAGGTCTTTTGCGAGATTTAACACGCAATGATCCGGTGCTCGTGTGCTCATACTTAAGAGGAGAAAACGGACTGTGGACTCAGCATGTGTGGCCGGATTCAGAGAGTCGGTCAGGTCAATACTATGTGGTGCCCACAGAAGCCCCGGAATATCACCCATCTACTCTCAACATCATCAACTCCGATGTTTTCTACAGCTTTGACGAGGCCTGCGAAGTTATAAAGAAG TGTGGTGATATCATCCCAGAGGCGACATCTGTACTGGAGCTGCTGCCTAAGAGCGTGCAGGCTAGAAGTAAACCAGACTTCCCTGTTATCATCATAGAGGGCCTGGATGCCACAG GTAAGAGCACACTGACCGAGTCTCTGAGGGATACCCTGGGGGCCGTTATAATGCAGTCCCCTCCCCCCTGCCTGTCCCCCTGGAGGGCCCGCTTTGATCAGGAGCCACCCCTCATCCGTAGGGCCTTCTACGCTCTGGGGAACTACATCACAGCAGAACAAATAGGCCAAGAGGGCATGAAGACACCTGTCATTGTTGACAG ATTCTGGCATAGCACAGCAGCATATGCCATTGCCACAGCAGTGAGTGGCCCAGTGTGCAACCTTCCACCTGAGGGTTCAGAGGTGTATTGTTGGCCCAGTGACCTGCTCCAGCCCAACCTGGTGGTCTTACTTACTCTGGATcctgaggagaggaagaggaggctgaggaacAGAGGTCAGGGAAAGACAGACGAAGAGCAAGAACTGGACCACAACCAGCTTTTCAGACTCAG agtgGAGGAGGCTTACAAGAGGATCAGTGGTCCAGCATGCGTCACTGTGGATGCTAGTCCTTCTACAGACCAAGTGCTCCAACAAGTGCTGCTTTTAATTAGGGGCAAATGCCACTTGTAA
- the rsad2 gene encoding S-adenosylmethionine-dependent nucleotide dehydratase RSAD2 — protein MTDPHSQNRAAALWFVLGMFFSSLKMLLQLCISTLSYVLSKVCSYRTPRPPVSPPDRKLGELQTAPTPTSVNYHFTRKCNYKCGFCFHTAKTSFVLPLEEAKRGLKLLKESRMEKINFSGGEPYLEDKGEFLGKLVQYCKVDLQLPSVSIVSNGSMITERWFQKYGDYLDILAISCDSFDESTNQLIGRAQGRKSHLDNLYKIRNWCQQYKVAFKINSVINTFNVDEDMTEHITELNPVRWKVFQCLLIDGENAGETALREAERFIISDQMFQEFLERHSSVSCLVPESNEKMRNSYLILDEYMRFLDCRQGRKDPSKSILDVGVKEAICFSGFDEKMFLKRGGKYVWSKADMKLDW, from the exons ATGACTGACCCACACAGTCAGAACAGAGCAGCTGcgctttggtttgttttgggaatgtttttctcctctctgaagatgctgctgcagctctgcatcAGCACCCTCTCCTACGTCCTTTCAAAAGTTTGCTCCTACCGGACACCAAGACCTCCTGTCTCACCCCCTGACAGAAAACTGGGCGAACTCCAAACTGCACCGACTCCGACGAGTGTCAACTATCATTTTACGCGCAAGTGTAACTACAAATGTGGATTTTGTTTCCACACCGCAAAAACTTCCTTCGTCCTTCCTCTGGAGGAAGCCAAGAGGGGCCTCAAACTTCTGAAGGAATCCC GCATGGAAAAGATCAACTTCTCTGGAGGAGAGCCTTACTTGGAGGACAAAGGAGAGTTTCTGGGGAAGTTGGTTCAGTACTGTAAAGTGGACCTCCAGCTCCCAAGCGTCAGCATCGTAAGCAATGGGAGCATGATCACAGAGAGATGGTTCCAGAAATATG GTGACTACCTGGACATCCTGGCCATCTCTTGTGATAGTTTTGATGAATCGACCAACCAGCTGATTGGCAGAGCTCAGGGCAGGAAGAGCCACCTCGACAACCTCTACAAGATCCGCAACTGGTGCCAGCAGTATAAAGTGGCATTCAAAATCAACTCGGTCATCAACACCTTCAACGTTGACGAAGACATGACCGAGCACATCACGGAGCTTAACCCAGTCCGCTGGAAG GTGTTCCAGTGCCTGTTGATTGATGGGGAGAATGCAGGAGAGACAGCCCTGAGAGAGGCTGAGAGGTTCATCATCAGCGACCAGATGTTTCAGGAGTTTCTGGAGAGACACAGCAGCGTCTCCTGCCTTGTCCCTGAGTCCAATGAGAAG ATGAGGAACTCCTACCTAATCCTGGATGAGTAT ATGCGTTTTCTGGACTGTCGGCAAGGAAGGAAGGACCCGTCCAAGTCCATCCTTGATGTTGGGGTGAAGGAAGCCATTTGCTTCAGTGGCTTTGATGAGAAGATGTTTCTGAAGAGAGGAGGGAAATATGTGTGGAGCAAAGCTGACATGAAGTTAGACTGGTGA
- the rnf144aa gene encoding putative E3 ubiquitin-protein ligase RNF144A-A isoform X1 — MASLQCGAADFLPSTATGTAGSSVAAKMTTARYRPTWELAVDPLVSCKLCLGEFPLEQMTTITQCQCVFCTLCLKQYVELLIKEGLETAISCPDSACPKRGHLQENEIECMVATEMMQRYKKLQFEREVLLDPCRTWCPSSTCQAVCQLKEADSAALPQLVQCTVCALEFCSACKAKWHPGQACPENSLPIASFLPGENNSFYKNEEDDAPIKRCPKCKVYIERDEGCAQMMCKNCKHAFCWYCLESLDDDFLLIHYDKGPCRNKLGHSRASVIWHRTQVVGIFAGFGLLLLVASPFLLLATPIVLCCKCKCSKGDDDPLPT, encoded by the exons ATGGCGTCCCTCCAGTGCGGAGCAGCTGATTTCCTGCCGAGCACAGCAACAGGAACGGCGGGGAG ctctgtGGCAGCAAAAATGACCACAGCGCGGTACCGTCCCACGTGGGAGCTAGCCGTGGACCCCCTGGTCTCCTGTAAGCTGTGCCTTGGAGAGTTCCCTCTGGAGCAGATGACCACTATCACGCAGTGCCAATGTGTCTTCTGTACACTG TGCCTGAAGCAGTATGTGGAACTCCTGATCAAAGAAGGCCTTGAAACTGCAATTAGCTGTCCAGACTCTGCCTGTCCCAAAAGAGGCCACTTGCAGGAAAATGAG ATCGAGTGCATGGTGGCCACAGAAATGATGCAGAGATATAAGAAGCTGCAGTTTGAAAGAG AGGTCCTGCTGGACCCATGCCGGACGTGGTGCCCTTCCTCAACCTGCCAGGCCGTGTGCCAACTGAAGGAAGCCGATTCTGCAGCGCTGCCCCAGTTAGTCCAGTGCACCGTCTGTGCCCTCGAGTTCTGCTCAGCCTGTAAGGCCAAGTGGCACCCCGGGCAGGCCTGCCCAGAGAACAGCCTCCCCATCGCCTCCTTCCTACCAGGAGAAAACAA CTCTTTCTATAAAAACGAAGAGGATGACGCACCAATCAAGCGCTGTCCTAAATGTAAAGTTTACATCGAGAGGGATGAGGGCTGTGCGCAGATGATGTGCAAGAACTGCAAACATGCCTTCTGCTGGTACTGTCTGGAGTCCCTGGAT GATGATTTTCTCCTGATCCACTACGACAAAGGGCCCTGTCGAAACAAACTTGGCCACTCCAGAGCATCTGTTATCTGGCACAGAACACAG gtCGTGGGGATCTTTGCTGGCTTCGGTCTGCTCCTGTTGGTTGCCTCCCCCTTCCTCCTTCTGGCCACTCCCATCGTCCTCTGCTGCAAGTGCAAGTGCAGCAAAGGCGATGATGACCCATTGCCAACCTAA
- the rnf144aa gene encoding putative E3 ubiquitin-protein ligase RNF144A-A isoform X2 — MTTARYRPTWELAVDPLVSCKLCLGEFPLEQMTTITQCQCVFCTLCLKQYVELLIKEGLETAISCPDSACPKRGHLQENEIECMVATEMMQRYKKLQFEREVLLDPCRTWCPSSTCQAVCQLKEADSAALPQLVQCTVCALEFCSACKAKWHPGQACPENSLPIASFLPGENNSFYKNEEDDAPIKRCPKCKVYIERDEGCAQMMCKNCKHAFCWYCLESLDDDFLLIHYDKGPCRNKLGHSRASVIWHRTQVVGIFAGFGLLLLVASPFLLLATPIVLCCKCKCSKGDDDPLPT, encoded by the exons ATGACCACAGCGCGGTACCGTCCCACGTGGGAGCTAGCCGTGGACCCCCTGGTCTCCTGTAAGCTGTGCCTTGGAGAGTTCCCTCTGGAGCAGATGACCACTATCACGCAGTGCCAATGTGTCTTCTGTACACTG TGCCTGAAGCAGTATGTGGAACTCCTGATCAAAGAAGGCCTTGAAACTGCAATTAGCTGTCCAGACTCTGCCTGTCCCAAAAGAGGCCACTTGCAGGAAAATGAG ATCGAGTGCATGGTGGCCACAGAAATGATGCAGAGATATAAGAAGCTGCAGTTTGAAAGAG AGGTCCTGCTGGACCCATGCCGGACGTGGTGCCCTTCCTCAACCTGCCAGGCCGTGTGCCAACTGAAGGAAGCCGATTCTGCAGCGCTGCCCCAGTTAGTCCAGTGCACCGTCTGTGCCCTCGAGTTCTGCTCAGCCTGTAAGGCCAAGTGGCACCCCGGGCAGGCCTGCCCAGAGAACAGCCTCCCCATCGCCTCCTTCCTACCAGGAGAAAACAA CTCTTTCTATAAAAACGAAGAGGATGACGCACCAATCAAGCGCTGTCCTAAATGTAAAGTTTACATCGAGAGGGATGAGGGCTGTGCGCAGATGATGTGCAAGAACTGCAAACATGCCTTCTGCTGGTACTGTCTGGAGTCCCTGGAT GATGATTTTCTCCTGATCCACTACGACAAAGGGCCCTGTCGAAACAAACTTGGCCACTCCAGAGCATCTGTTATCTGGCACAGAACACAG gtCGTGGGGATCTTTGCTGGCTTCGGTCTGCTCCTGTTGGTTGCCTCCCCCTTCCTCCTTCTGGCCACTCCCATCGTCCTCTGCTGCAAGTGCAAGTGCAGCAAAGGCGATGATGACCCATTGCCAACCTAA